A genomic segment from Leptospira yasudae encodes:
- the lenA gene encoding endostatin-like outer membrane lipoprotein LenA encodes MLSLAFAFLFTSSSYSQNKEDEAHKNKPSDTASLLNRRILRVYEDLGAARELLKLERMESVPNGTYVTFLGNYPNRKGIKVVKHSIQEGKNGIEKAESKSILLEFTGTTLSKVITEVKSENADGSDTTLIRLTDDTPLDQDVDDILVHANRNGKEVRYPIQLLPDEGINRERSNFKQEFYLKLLEDFLVQILRLQEMQSQESAKNKKKLLQTFKDSLQY; translated from the coding sequence TCCTTAGCATTCGCATTTCTTTTTACTTCCTCTTCGTATTCTCAAAACAAAGAAGACGAAGCTCACAAAAATAAACCTTCGGACACGGCTTCCCTGTTAAACCGAAGAATTCTCAGAGTCTATGAGGATCTAGGAGCTGCAAGGGAACTTCTCAAATTGGAAAGAATGGAATCGGTACCGAATGGAACGTACGTTACATTTCTTGGAAATTATCCGAACCGCAAAGGCATCAAGGTCGTAAAACATTCCATCCAAGAAGGAAAGAACGGAATCGAAAAAGCCGAAAGCAAATCCATACTTTTAGAATTCACCGGAACCACACTTTCCAAGGTGATCACCGAAGTGAAATCGGAGAACGCGGACGGATCGGATACGACGCTCATTCGTCTAACGGACGACACTCCTCTCGATCAAGACGTGGATGACATTCTGGTTCATGCGAACCGCAACGGAAAGGAAGTCCGTTATCCGATTCAACTTCTTCCGGACGAAGGAATCAACCGCGAACGATCCAACTTCAAACAGGAATTTTATCTAAAGCTTCTCGAGGATTTTCTCGTTCAGATCTTGAGACTTCAGGAAATGCAAAGTCAAGAATCCGCAAAAAATAAAAAAAAGTTACTGCAAACTTTTAAAGATTCTCTACAATATTGA
- a CDS encoding response regulator transcription factor: MYNILIVEDIHSIREAIKDLLSGKYRIFDAENYDEAIKILRSEEVHLVITDIRMPGKTGLDLIKTIQHEFPHVLYALMTAYNINDYINFAYKHGIWNIIPKYSFLDIKLISVMVHKLLTKEIFGVEKYFGPEFTIQESGAEDRDFSVPAPDSIVYKRIYSDEQRNFLCNRIAKFLVEKGAPNAINQILEELTSNAMIRAPRDSKGNYKYQYELPSRDLVIPLENIQLAESDFFEIGYGIAENTFIIVIRDHFGSLDKKEILKRLDRHITVDEATGFPPGLADSHGRGLYICREISDQLIFNIEKEKRTEIIALLDKQGNKSYKSLSIYEV, encoded by the coding sequence ATGTACAATATTCTAATCGTTGAAGACATTCATTCTATTCGAGAAGCGATCAAAGACTTACTCTCCGGCAAATACCGGATTTTCGACGCCGAAAATTACGACGAAGCCATCAAAATTTTAAGAAGCGAAGAAGTTCATCTCGTAATCACGGATATTCGTATGCCCGGTAAAACCGGTCTCGATTTGATCAAAACGATCCAACACGAATTTCCGCACGTTCTTTACGCGCTGATGACTGCGTATAACATCAACGACTACATCAACTTCGCTTATAAACACGGGATCTGGAACATCATTCCCAAGTATTCCTTTCTCGACATCAAACTGATCTCGGTGATGGTTCATAAACTTCTCACCAAAGAAATCTTCGGCGTTGAAAAATATTTCGGACCCGAGTTTACGATCCAGGAATCGGGAGCCGAAGACAGGGACTTTTCCGTTCCCGCGCCGGACAGCATCGTCTACAAAAGGATTTATTCTGACGAACAAAGAAACTTTCTCTGCAATCGGATCGCGAAGTTTCTCGTGGAGAAAGGAGCGCCTAACGCGATCAATCAGATTCTGGAAGAACTCACTTCCAACGCGATGATACGGGCGCCCCGCGATTCGAAAGGAAATTACAAGTATCAGTACGAACTTCCCTCCCGCGATCTCGTCATTCCGTTGGAAAACATCCAACTCGCGGAATCGGACTTTTTTGAAATCGGATACGGGATCGCCGAGAACACGTTTATCATCGTGATTCGGGATCACTTCGGTTCTTTGGATAAGAAGGAGATTTTAAAGAGACTCGATCGCCATATCACCGTGGACGAAGCGACCGGTTTTCCTCCGGGGCTTGCGGATTCCCACGGGAGAGGTTTGTATATTTGCCGGGAGATTTCGGATCAGTTGATCTTCAACATCGAAAAGGAAAAAAGA
- a CDS encoding LIC_12097 family sensor histidine kinase, translating to MSSLQENLLERAGELQSILDGITEPLVLIDPGFRIRRVNRSTLEFSGQPSFSSIIGKKCYEVLYNRGDVCPYCPMKEMQPGEENFNQYFEVPRSDVNREIFHSVKGQKETLYLDFYPIEKDGVIGSVLEKVSNITRIKEKEEENLRIRNLASLGIFISGVAHELNNPLTGMSLTLQSLLNNLTSMDPEFFRKRLDMMKEDLTRAAMIVSDIISFAKPDRLVTTAADIYETIQKAKENVVWVYPVLSKNITWEILCEPGTTFQFNPVKMERLFINLFKNSLQAFDYGEGKIRVEVRKTRNMVHIIVEDNAGGIPDNLIDKIFSPFFTKNKTGIGTGLGLSICHSIVREHSGELSVKSFERKTRFRVSLPFTQNHGYSS from the coding sequence ATGTCCTCGTTGCAGGAAAATCTCTTAGAAAGGGCCGGTGAATTACAATCCATCTTGGATGGGATTACCGAGCCATTGGTATTGATCGATCCGGGGTTTCGTATCCGGAGAGTAAATCGATCCACGCTAGAATTTTCCGGTCAACCGTCCTTTTCCTCCATTATAGGGAAGAAATGCTACGAGGTTCTCTACAACCGGGGGGACGTTTGTCCGTATTGTCCTATGAAGGAAATGCAGCCCGGCGAAGAGAACTTCAATCAATACTTCGAAGTTCCCCGCTCCGACGTGAACCGCGAAATCTTCCACTCCGTCAAAGGACAAAAAGAAACTCTCTACTTGGATTTTTATCCGATCGAAAAGGACGGGGTCATCGGCTCCGTTCTGGAAAAGGTAAGCAACATCACTCGCATCAAGGAAAAGGAAGAGGAGAATCTACGCATCCGCAACCTCGCTTCTCTCGGGATCTTTATTTCCGGAGTGGCGCACGAACTCAACAACCCTCTGACCGGGATGAGTCTAACGTTGCAAAGCCTTCTGAACAACCTGACTTCGATGGACCCCGAGTTCTTCCGTAAACGTCTGGATATGATGAAGGAAGACCTGACCCGCGCGGCGATGATCGTTTCCGACATCATCAGTTTCGCAAAACCGGACCGCCTCGTAACCACCGCGGCCGACATCTACGAAACGATTCAAAAAGCGAAAGAGAACGTGGTCTGGGTTTATCCCGTTCTTTCCAAAAACATCACGTGGGAAATTCTCTGCGAACCGGGAACGACCTTTCAATTCAATCCGGTCAAGATGGAACGTCTTTTTATCAATCTATTTAAGAATTCTCTGCAGGCCTTCGATTACGGAGAAGGAAAGATCCGCGTGGAAGTTCGTAAGACCAGAAATATGGTGCATATCATCGTCGAAGACAACGCAGGAGGAATTCCGGACAATCTGATCGACAAGATATTCTCCCCTTTCTTTACGAAGAATAAAACCGGAATCGGAACCGGGCTCGGTCTTTCCATCTGCCATTCCATCGTACGCGAACACAGCGGAGAATTGTCCGTAAAATCCTTCGAAAGAAAAACTAGGTTTCGAGTTTCCCTACCCTTCACACAAAACCATGGGTATTCTTCCTGA